From one Variovorax sp. PBL-H6 genomic stretch:
- a CDS encoding SLATT domain-containing protein, protein MSAEPTAIVQQREPGFASDSGSTPGAERRPHAETQLDYLYRQIDATCKRRLGLAKWYRRLNFGYQMSAAALSALVTVITGFQTLGPERSIAASNVVLVLSAIITLITLAGGFYTPRELWVVIMGHCGDLENLKARLEFEERSPTFEERRDEIADLGFKEYQQLIDDYDEKWKAIREKGK, encoded by the coding sequence ATGTCAGCCGAGCCCACCGCCATCGTCCAGCAACGCGAGCCGGGCTTCGCGTCCGATTCCGGTTCCACGCCTGGCGCCGAGCGACGCCCCCACGCCGAAACCCAGCTCGACTACCTCTACCGCCAGATCGACGCCACCTGCAAGCGGCGCCTCGGCCTGGCGAAGTGGTATCGCCGGCTGAACTTCGGCTACCAGATGTCGGCGGCTGCGCTCTCGGCGCTGGTGACGGTGATCACGGGCTTCCAGACCTTGGGACCCGAACGAAGCATCGCTGCGAGCAATGTGGTGCTGGTCCTGAGCGCAATCATCACGCTGATCACGCTGGCCGGCGGCTTCTACACGCCACGCGAGCTGTGGGTGGTGATCATGGGTCACTGTGGTGACCTGGAGAACCTCAAGGCACGCCTGGAGTTCGAGGAGCGCAGCCCCACGTTCGAGGAACGACGGGACGAGATCGCCGATCTGGGTTTCAAGGAATACCAGCAGCTGATCGACGACTACGATGAAAAGTGGAAGGCGATCCGCGAGAAGGGCAAGTAG
- a CDS encoding HNH endonuclease: MAAQPVEWVLVVYYGPSAHRATYGRLNDTKYTKDYIQLSKRAEFLDAVTRLFPVDVSDTGSVPLTYKWPTGTTPGALVFNSADRPHLKWETGLGAPQAWRMSLEPNDATAETIPGNPAHLDFAAAENELALLADRGAGQPYLVAIKLRDESRTLHLRAYLKDPDEGFAWADLGLVPHEIQVLAAKTSQRSALAWSLLHSAGTTPTATIDDTMSRLTESGNRTAVIEALEPDVGRALIGYLRAPGHGLFFDPVRNHDAWVQPAPLGADIAASIDDFLEVLEARFPVAVQRDAAAEALESDPEEVETFRKKIQRMSYEVADSTATVKTRGSAQKAFAAAVKANYGYRCAITGIETKDFLVASHIVPWSEDQTIRLDPSNGICLSLLVDRAFEKGQLVIEDDLTIRVDWDRVGDDWALSRHLEPYDGQKVSAPTNEAPQLGYLQRRRALVAPNGDAGVCPA, encoded by the coding sequence ATGGCTGCACAGCCGGTGGAGTGGGTGCTCGTGGTCTACTACGGCCCGTCGGCGCACCGCGCTACGTATGGGCGTCTGAACGACACGAAATACACGAAGGACTACATTCAACTGTCCAAGAGGGCCGAGTTTCTCGACGCAGTAACCCGCCTCTTTCCCGTGGATGTCAGTGACACTGGGTCGGTGCCGCTTACTTACAAGTGGCCAACGGGAACGACACCGGGCGCGCTTGTCTTCAATTCCGCAGATCGTCCACACCTCAAATGGGAAACCGGCCTCGGCGCTCCGCAAGCATGGAGGATGTCGCTCGAGCCCAACGATGCGACGGCTGAGACGATCCCGGGAAATCCTGCCCATCTTGATTTCGCCGCTGCCGAGAACGAGCTTGCGCTGCTTGCGGATCGTGGAGCGGGCCAGCCGTACTTGGTGGCAATCAAGCTTCGCGACGAGTCCAGGACGTTGCATCTCCGCGCCTACCTCAAGGACCCGGACGAAGGCTTCGCATGGGCCGATCTAGGACTGGTGCCGCACGAAATCCAGGTTCTGGCTGCGAAAACGTCCCAGCGATCAGCGCTGGCCTGGTCGCTTCTGCATAGTGCTGGAACAACTCCGACCGCAACGATTGACGACACGATGTCACGGCTCACTGAATCGGGAAATCGAACGGCAGTGATAGAAGCGCTTGAACCTGATGTGGGCCGCGCCCTCATTGGCTATCTTCGTGCACCTGGTCATGGGCTGTTTTTTGATCCCGTTCGGAATCACGACGCGTGGGTTCAACCTGCACCCCTCGGGGCGGATATTGCCGCATCAATTGATGATTTCTTGGAGGTGCTGGAGGCACGTTTCCCCGTGGCCGTGCAACGGGACGCAGCGGCCGAAGCGCTTGAATCCGACCCGGAAGAGGTCGAGACTTTCCGCAAAAAAATCCAACGGATGAGCTACGAGGTCGCCGATTCAACCGCGACGGTCAAGACAAGGGGGAGCGCGCAAAAGGCGTTCGCTGCAGCAGTAAAGGCCAACTATGGATATCGGTGCGCGATCACGGGAATTGAAACCAAGGATTTCCTCGTGGCGTCCCATATCGTTCCGTGGAGCGAAGATCAAACCATTCGACTTGACCCGTCAAACGGCATCTGCTTATCACTCCTCGTCGACCGCGCGTTCGAGAAAGGCCAGTTAGTAATCGAGGACGATCTTACGATTCGTGTCGACTGGGACAGGGTAGGAGATGATTGGGCGCTCAGTCGACACCTTGAGCCATACGACGGGCAGAAAGTGAGTGCGCCAACGAATGAGGCGCCGCAGCTAGGATATCTTCAGCGGCGACGGGCACTCGTTGCTCCAAACGGAGATGCAGGCGTATGCCCGGCTTGA
- a CDS encoding DNA adenine methylase, whose protein sequence is MRHQNADGMMETQEQMTLPALDMSPETSSAVQVDQMPIKPFIRWVGGKSRLLPRILPHIPASIKNYYEPFLGGGAVFLACATRVSGRAQLADLNEHLVAAWVAMRDHSSELRPLLDWYAANDSKEFYYEVRSAAPKGLVEKAARFLYLNAVSWNHLWRENSRTGAMNVPWGDRSFRGMSEGTMRTIGDVLSCADIVAADFRQMLNTAAPGDFVYLDPPYLPVFTRPDVEKEPTAKFNKYTAKTFEMADLVELAKICAGLSERGVRWVMSNRDSETVHDLFPRAEIIRFTTHRSLAAQSRREVEAHLSPEAIIIGRI, encoded by the coding sequence ATGCGCCATCAAAACGCAGATGGAATGATGGAGACACAGGAACAAATGACGTTGCCAGCTCTGGACATGTCACCCGAAACTTCGAGCGCTGTTCAGGTTGACCAGATGCCGATCAAGCCCTTCATCAGATGGGTCGGCGGAAAGTCACGGCTCCTTCCTCGCATCCTTCCGCACATACCTGCCAGCATCAAGAACTATTACGAGCCCTTTCTAGGTGGTGGCGCCGTCTTCCTTGCATGTGCGACGCGCGTATCTGGCCGGGCGCAGCTTGCAGACCTCAATGAGCATCTTGTTGCAGCTTGGGTCGCGATGAGGGATCACTCATCGGAACTTCGTCCGTTACTCGACTGGTACGCGGCGAACGACTCCAAGGAGTTCTACTACGAGGTTCGTTCGGCGGCTCCTAAAGGGCTTGTCGAAAAGGCAGCACGGTTCCTCTATCTGAACGCAGTTTCATGGAATCACCTGTGGCGGGAAAACTCTCGAACCGGAGCCATGAATGTGCCTTGGGGAGACCGCAGTTTCAGGGGCATGAGCGAAGGCACCATGAGAACCATCGGCGATGTCTTGAGCTGTGCAGACATCGTTGCCGCCGACTTCCGCCAGATGCTCAATACCGCCGCCCCAGGAGACTTCGTGTATCTCGATCCACCCTACCTGCCTGTATTCACACGGCCGGACGTGGAGAAAGAGCCCACCGCGAAATTCAACAAGTACACGGCGAAGACATTCGAGATGGCCGACCTCGTCGAACTCGCGAAGATCTGCGCTGGTCTGTCCGAGCGAGGCGTGCGATGGGTGATGTCCAATCGCGACTCCGAGACGGTTCATGATTTGTTCCCACGTGCTGAAATCATCCGGTTTACGACTCATCGCTCGCTCGCCGCACAGAGTCGGCGAGAGGTCGAGGCGCACCTGTCGCCCGAGGCCATCATTATCGGGAGGATCTGA
- a CDS encoding site-specific DNA-methyltransferase codes for MSDVQLIWPNKELQLRASGEEGCEWVQPTDRRLLVPLKFEALTAGPLNVRANVLAVGDGLDALEALASRTTVLEGGIRLVYIDPPFNTQVNFRQYNDTMHRPMWLSMMRDRLTALRPLLAEDASVWVHLDDSEVHRARAVMDEVFGESAFVASVVWQKKTTRDSRAAFSSNHDTILVYAPSGPKRWKTSRNLLAKDEAHLQNRDDDPRGPWADAPFTAPGFRKAQQYDIVTPTGQVLRPPRGRSWYATEQTYRDLLEDDRLWFPKGGDGSPRLKLFAHQLRGLVPFTVWGPPDTGTNDDAKRHLMSMFPDIEVFDTPKPEALLERIIHIATNPGEVVVDIFGGSGTTAAVAHKMRRRWVIAERNTQTVLDFLLPRLQSVIDGTDPGGITEATSWTGGGGFEVIHVSPRFGRLPSRSQAGAVKRHLAAQAQSPDSPFANERACSATA; via the coding sequence ATGTCCGACGTTCAACTCATTTGGCCAAATAAAGAGCTGCAACTACGGGCATCAGGTGAAGAGGGCTGTGAGTGGGTTCAGCCTACCGATCGTCGATTGCTCGTGCCGCTCAAGTTTGAAGCACTCACAGCAGGTCCACTAAATGTTCGCGCGAATGTGCTGGCCGTCGGGGATGGCCTGGACGCTCTAGAAGCGCTGGCATCGCGAACGACGGTCCTGGAAGGCGGCATCCGGCTCGTGTATATCGACCCGCCTTTCAACACGCAGGTCAATTTTCGTCAGTACAACGACACCATGCATCGACCAATGTGGCTGAGCATGATGCGCGACCGCCTTACGGCGCTGCGACCACTGCTCGCAGAGGACGCGAGCGTTTGGGTGCATCTGGATGACTCGGAAGTGCACAGGGCCCGCGCGGTGATGGATGAAGTTTTTGGCGAAAGCGCGTTCGTCGCCTCCGTTGTGTGGCAAAAGAAAACTACTCGCGACTCCCGCGCCGCTTTTTCGTCGAACCATGACACGATTTTGGTGTACGCCCCCAGTGGGCCAAAAAGGTGGAAGACTTCGCGGAATCTATTGGCCAAGGATGAAGCGCACTTGCAGAACCGTGATGACGACCCACGCGGACCTTGGGCCGACGCTCCGTTCACGGCGCCGGGCTTTCGCAAGGCACAGCAGTACGACATCGTCACGCCGACCGGGCAAGTGCTACGTCCTCCGCGAGGTCGTTCTTGGTATGCCACTGAGCAGACCTATCGTGACTTGCTCGAGGATGATCGGCTTTGGTTTCCCAAGGGTGGCGACGGTTCGCCGCGATTGAAACTTTTCGCGCATCAGCTCAGGGGCCTCGTTCCGTTCACCGTGTGGGGTCCGCCAGACACTGGAACGAACGACGACGCGAAGCGACACTTGATGTCGATGTTCCCGGATATCGAGGTGTTCGACACCCCAAAGCCTGAGGCGCTTCTGGAACGCATCATTCACATTGCGACCAACCCGGGCGAGGTCGTGGTCGATATATTTGGTGGTAGTGGAACGACTGCCGCTGTCGCGCACAAAATGCGTCGTCGATGGGTGATCGCCGAACGCAATACTCAGACAGTCCTGGACTTTCTGCTGCCGAGATTGCAGAGTGTCATCGACGGCACCGATCCAGGAGGCATTACCGAGGCTACCTCCTGGACCGGAGGCGGTGGCTTTGAGGTCATCCATGTATCGCCGCGGTTCGGAAGACTTCCCAGTCGGAGCCAAGCTGGAGCCGTCAAGCGACATCTAGCGGCTCAAGCTCAGTCGCCCGACAGCCCGTTTGCCAACGAAAGGGCATGCTCCGCCACGGCCTGA
- a CDS encoding DUF1016 N-terminal domain-containing protein — translation MATRKSPVSRKSQRPNAAHALVDDIRSLIADARTHVATTANATLTLLYWRIGQRIRTEVLGGDRAGYGEQIVVTLSRQLSAEHGGSFSEKNLRRMIQIAEVFPEEKIVVSLIRELSWSHFLALLPLKETLQREFYAELCRSQRWSVRMLRDKISKLQETVAVSRARIDNSVMNERLHSRSRVCEMPCIETLWAPRLVRRQGWARQGNARTKATKNAGRGPGMSRLVWFRHVSELWRHARQRNGQHARALGQAALPASQED, via the coding sequence ATGGCAACCCGCAAGTCGCCTGTCTCGCGAAAGTCGCAAAGGCCAAATGCCGCGCATGCGCTTGTTGACGACATACGAAGCCTGATCGCGGACGCTCGTACCCATGTTGCCACGACGGCCAATGCAACGCTGACGTTGCTGTACTGGCGCATCGGGCAACGCATTCGCACGGAGGTGCTTGGCGGAGATCGTGCGGGGTACGGCGAGCAGATTGTCGTAACGCTGTCACGACAATTGAGCGCCGAGCACGGCGGCAGCTTCAGCGAGAAGAACCTGCGCCGCATGATCCAGATCGCCGAGGTTTTCCCCGAAGAGAAGATTGTCGTATCGCTGATACGAGAATTGAGCTGGTCGCACTTCCTTGCGTTGCTGCCACTCAAGGAGACTTTGCAACGCGAGTTCTACGCTGAGCTGTGCCGATCGCAACGCTGGAGCGTACGCATGCTGCGCGACAAGATCAGCAAGCTGCAGGAGACCGTCGCTGTGTCGAGGGCTCGTATAGACAACTCAGTGATGAATGAACGCCTCCACAGTCGTAGCAGGGTCTGTGAAATGCCCTGTATCGAAACCCTGTGGGCTCCTCGATTGGTACGGCGTCAAGGCTGGGCTCGGCAGGGCAACGCTCGCACCAAAGCAACAAAAAACGCAGGACGCGGGCCGGGCATGAGCCGGCTTGTGTGGTTTCGCCATGTCTCAGAGCTATGGCGGCACGCACGCCAGCGCAACGGCCAACACGCACGGGCATTGGGCCAAGCAGCGCTTCCTGCAAGCCAAGAAGACTGA
- a CDS encoding ABC transporter ATP-binding protein: MLQIEGLNTYYGDSHILRGVDVSLPAATSIGLLGRNGMGKTTLIRSLMGYVRPASGRVKLDGNDVTGWAPEKMARRGIGYVPEGRGIFPNLSVRENLVMSARAGIDGKREWTFDRVMTTFPRLTERLSHGGQQLSGGEQQMLSIGRALMTNPRLLILDEATEGLAPLIVAEIWRVIADIRATGIATLIVDRDWRKVLGHTEQAVVMEKGKIVRQGPSAGLLAEPKVLEELLGV, translated from the coding sequence ATGCTGCAGATCGAAGGGCTCAACACCTACTACGGGGACAGCCACATCCTGCGCGGCGTCGATGTGTCGCTGCCTGCGGCGACATCCATAGGCCTGCTGGGGCGCAATGGGATGGGGAAGACCACGCTGATCCGCTCGCTGATGGGCTACGTGCGGCCCGCCTCGGGGCGGGTGAAGCTGGATGGCAATGACGTCACCGGCTGGGCGCCGGAGAAGATGGCGCGGCGCGGCATCGGCTACGTGCCTGAAGGGCGCGGGATCTTTCCCAATCTCTCAGTGCGGGAGAACCTCGTCATGAGCGCACGGGCAGGGATCGATGGGAAGCGGGAGTGGACCTTCGATCGGGTGATGACGACGTTTCCCCGGCTGACGGAGCGGCTGTCGCATGGCGGGCAGCAGCTGTCAGGTGGGGAGCAGCAGATGCTGTCGATCGGGCGGGCGTTGATGACGAATCCGCGGTTGTTGATTCTGGATGAGGCGACCGAAGGACTCGCGCCGCTGATCGTGGCGGAGATCTGGCGGGTGATTGCGGACATTCGCGCGACCGGGATCGCGACACTGATCGTGGATCGGGACTGGCGGAAGGTGCTGGGGCACACCGAGCAGGCTGTGGTGATGGAGAAGGGGAAGATCGTGCGGCAAGGGCCTTCGGCGGGGTTGTTGGCTGAGCCGAAGGTGTTGGAGGAGTTGTTGGGGGTGTGA
- a CDS encoding ABC transporter ATP-binding protein, which translates to MSSTATPKANGTAAEGQGTPVRSRLLAVETLTRRFGGLVAVNKVTLDLNRGEVHAVIGTNGAGKSTLINMLSGEIDASDGRITLDGEDITRRAQFRRALAGVGRSYQRTTIFPEFTVLENCRLAAQAAAPKPWAIWESSESCAYSNGAAHEALEAAGLGTVAGRIAGTLSHGAKRQLEVAMCLATKPRVLLLDEPLAGMGAEETERMLGLLSKLKATHAILLVEHDMDAVFRIADRITVMVNGTVIATGDPASIRVNPEVRTAYLGEDH; encoded by the coding sequence ATGAGCAGCACGGCCACTCCGAAGGCGAATGGCACCGCAGCCGAAGGCCAAGGTACTCCCGTGCGCAGCAGGCTTCTTGCGGTCGAGACCCTGACGCGCCGCTTTGGCGGCCTCGTCGCGGTCAACAAGGTGACGCTGGACCTGAACCGCGGCGAGGTACATGCGGTGATCGGCACCAACGGCGCGGGCAAGTCCACGTTGATCAACATGCTCTCCGGCGAGATCGATGCTTCCGACGGACGCATCACGCTCGACGGCGAGGACATCACCAGGCGCGCGCAATTCCGCCGCGCGCTGGCGGGCGTGGGCCGCAGCTACCAGCGCACCACGATCTTTCCGGAGTTCACCGTGCTGGAGAACTGCCGGCTCGCGGCGCAGGCCGCAGCGCCGAAGCCGTGGGCGATCTGGGAGTCTTCGGAGAGTTGCGCATACAGCAATGGCGCGGCGCACGAGGCCCTGGAGGCCGCGGGCCTGGGCACCGTCGCCGGCCGCATCGCCGGCACGCTCAGTCATGGCGCGAAGCGGCAGCTGGAAGTCGCGATGTGCCTGGCCACCAAGCCACGCGTGCTGCTGCTCGACGAGCCGCTGGCGGGCATGGGTGCGGAAGAGACGGAGCGGATGCTGGGTCTTCTGAGCAAGCTCAAGGCCACGCACGCGATCCTGCTGGTGGAGCACGACATGGATGCGGTGTTTCGCATTGCGGACCGCATCACGGTGATGGTCAACGGGACGGTGATTGCGACTGGCGACCCGGCTTCGATTCGCGTGAATCCGGAAGTGCGCACGGCCTATTTGGGCGAGGACCATTGA
- a CDS encoding branched-chain amino acid ABC transporter permease: MKSFSHYLPLLCAIALAALGPFLGPYLGDLVVKVMILAIFALSLELLVGMTGLVSLGHAAFYGIGAYATVLGSGKEGGSIAMLLPLAMGCAAGYALVTGALSLRTRGVYFIMVTLAFAQMAFFVFHDTALGGGSDGIYMYIRPALGALDMENSKVQFYFVLGSLVFTYGLLALIRRSRFGAALAGIRVNEQRMRAAGFPVYGYKLAAFVIAGALAGLAGFLVASRDGVVNPELLAWHNSGEVLLMIILGGLGHLRGAVIGAVAFTLLKELLSTHAIVGPMADHWQLTLGLAIIAFVALLPKGIVGLRVRVMPKKEAAA; encoded by the coding sequence ATGAAAAGTTTCTCCCACTACCTGCCGCTCCTGTGCGCCATCGCGCTCGCGGCCCTCGGACCCTTCCTCGGCCCGTATCTTGGCGACCTGGTCGTCAAGGTGATGATCCTTGCGATCTTCGCGCTGAGCCTGGAACTGCTCGTCGGCATGACCGGGCTGGTGAGCCTGGGCCATGCCGCCTTCTACGGCATCGGGGCGTATGCCACCGTGCTCGGTTCAGGCAAGGAAGGCGGCTCGATCGCCATGCTGCTGCCGCTGGCCATGGGCTGTGCGGCGGGCTATGCGCTGGTGACCGGTGCGCTCAGCCTGCGCACGCGAGGCGTGTACTTCATCATGGTCACGCTTGCCTTCGCGCAGATGGCCTTCTTCGTTTTCCACGACACCGCGCTGGGCGGCGGCAGCGACGGCATCTACATGTACATCCGCCCCGCGCTGGGCGCGCTCGACATGGAGAACAGCAAGGTGCAGTTCTACTTCGTGCTGGGCTCGCTGGTCTTCACCTACGGGCTGCTGGCGCTGATCCGCCGCTCGCGCTTCGGTGCCGCGCTGGCGGGCATCCGGGTCAACGAGCAGCGCATGCGCGCGGCGGGCTTTCCGGTGTATGGGTACAAGCTGGCGGCCTTCGTGATTGCGGGCGCGCTGGCCGGGCTTGCGGGCTTTCTCGTCGCCTCGCGCGACGGCGTGGTCAACCCCGAACTGCTGGCCTGGCACAACTCCGGCGAGGTGTTGCTGATGATCATCCTCGGCGGCCTCGGCCACCTGCGCGGTGCGGTGATCGGCGCGGTGGCCTTCACGCTGTTGAAGGAGCTGCTGTCCACCCACGCCATCGTCGGCCCGATGGCTGATCACTGGCAGTTGACGTTGGGCCTGGCCATCATCGCCTTCGTCGCGCTGCTGCCCAAGGGCATCGTCGGCCTGCGGGTGCGTGTGATGCCGAAGAAGGAGGCTGCGGCATGA
- a CDS encoding branched-chain amino acid ABC transporter permease, with product MDFGTFLVQCLNSVQYGLLLFLVASGLTLIFGIMGVINLAHGSFYMVGAYMAFALSPLFGDQFILMLVAGVVLTALFGYLLEWAFFSYLYQRDHLQQVLMTYGLILVFEELRSILIGNDVHGVPVPPWLSGSFALGDLMSYPWYRLFASAACIVLAVGLYYVVNRTRLGMMIRAGASNRDMVRGLGIDIRRLYRIVFAAGVALAALAGMIAAPMSSVYPNMGASVLIICFVVVVIGGIGSITGALVASLLVGFVDTFGKVFFAELSGIGVYVLMAMILIWRPEGLMGRKT from the coding sequence GTGGACTTCGGTACCTTTCTCGTCCAATGCCTGAATTCGGTTCAGTACGGGCTTCTGTTGTTTCTGGTGGCCTCCGGACTGACGCTGATCTTCGGCATCATGGGCGTGATCAACCTGGCCCACGGCAGCTTCTACATGGTCGGCGCGTACATGGCCTTCGCGCTCTCGCCGCTCTTCGGTGACCAGTTCATCCTGATGCTCGTGGCGGGCGTGGTGCTGACTGCGCTCTTCGGCTACCTGCTGGAGTGGGCCTTCTTCAGCTACCTCTACCAGCGCGATCACTTGCAGCAGGTGCTGATGACCTACGGCCTGATCCTCGTCTTCGAGGAGCTGCGCTCGATCCTCATCGGCAACGACGTGCACGGCGTGCCCGTGCCGCCGTGGCTGAGCGGCAGCTTCGCGCTCGGCGACCTGATGAGCTACCCGTGGTACCGGCTCTTCGCCTCGGCTGCGTGCATCGTGCTCGCGGTCGGGCTCTACTACGTGGTCAACCGCACGCGGCTGGGCATGATGATCCGCGCCGGCGCAAGCAACCGCGACATGGTGCGGGGGCTGGGCATCGACATTCGCCGGCTCTATCGCATCGTCTTCGCGGCCGGCGTGGCGCTTGCTGCGCTGGCGGGGATGATCGCGGCGCCGATGTCCTCGGTCTATCCGAACATGGGCGCGAGCGTGCTGATCATCTGCTTCGTGGTGGTGGTGATCGGCGGCATCGGCTCCATCACCGGCGCGCTCGTCGCGTCGCTGCTGGTGGGCTTTGTCGATACCTTCGGCAAGGTGTTCTTCGCCGAGCTGAGCGGCATCGGCGTGTACGTGCTCATGGCGATGATCCTGATCTGGCGTCCCGAAGGACTGATGGGGCGCAAGACCTGA
- a CDS encoding ABC transporter substrate-binding protein — protein sequence MTTRTTARSTLTALALACIATLGHAQQGKLKVGLMLPFSGTYAALGTAIENGFKLNVEEHGGKLGGREIEYIKVDDESDPAKATDNVNKLIKRDNVDVIVGTVHSGVAMAMAKAAKESGTVLIVPNAGADAVTGPMCAQNIFRSSFSNWQPAYAMGEVAAKQGKKTAMTITWKYAAGDESVAGFKEGFEKGGGKVLKQLTVPFPNVEFQALLTEIAAAKPDAVYSFFAGGGAVKFVKDYAAAGLNKNIPLYGPGFLTDGTLDAQGDAAQGMLTTLHYADGLNTPRDNKFRTEYAKMFKLQPDVYAVQGYDAAQMLAIGLNATKGDITKKADFAAAIEKAKIDSPRGTFTVGKSHNPVQDVYLRKVDGKENKVVSIAVKGLADPARGCKM from the coding sequence ATGACCACCCGCACCACAGCACGCAGCACGCTCACCGCCCTTGCGCTGGCCTGCATCGCCACGCTGGGCCATGCCCAGCAGGGCAAGCTCAAGGTCGGCCTGATGCTGCCCTTCAGCGGCACCTATGCCGCACTCGGCACGGCCATCGAGAACGGCTTCAAGCTCAACGTCGAGGAGCACGGTGGCAAGCTCGGCGGCCGCGAGATCGAATACATCAAGGTCGACGACGAGTCCGACCCGGCCAAGGCCACCGACAACGTCAACAAGCTGATCAAGCGCGACAACGTCGATGTCATCGTCGGCACCGTGCACTCCGGCGTGGCCATGGCGATGGCCAAGGCCGCCAAGGAAAGCGGCACCGTGCTGATCGTGCCCAACGCCGGCGCCGATGCGGTGACCGGTCCGATGTGCGCGCAGAACATCTTCCGCAGCTCCTTCTCGAACTGGCAGCCGGCCTACGCCATGGGCGAGGTCGCGGCCAAGCAGGGCAAGAAGACCGCGATGACCATCACCTGGAAATACGCGGCGGGCGATGAGTCGGTGGCCGGCTTCAAGGAAGGCTTCGAGAAGGGCGGCGGCAAGGTGCTGAAGCAGCTGACCGTGCCCTTCCCCAATGTCGAGTTCCAGGCGCTGCTGACCGAGATCGCGGCGGCCAAACCCGATGCGGTGTATTCCTTCTTCGCAGGCGGCGGCGCGGTGAAGTTCGTCAAGGACTACGCGGCTGCGGGCCTGAACAAGAACATCCCGCTCTACGGCCCCGGCTTCCTGACCGACGGCACGCTGGACGCGCAGGGCGATGCGGCGCAAGGCATGCTCACCACGCTGCACTATGCCGACGGCCTCAACACCCCGCGCGACAACAAGTTCCGCACCGAATACGCCAAGATGTTCAAGCTGCAGCCGGACGTGTACGCGGTGCAGGGCTACGACGCCGCGCAGATGCTGGCCATCGGCTTGAACGCGACCAAGGGCGACATCACCAAGAAGGCCGACTTCGCCGCCGCCATCGAGAAGGCGAAGATCGACAGCCCGCGCGGCACCTTCACCGTGGGCAAGTCGCACAACCCGGTGCAGGACGTCTATCTGCGCAAGGTCGACGGCAAGGAGAACAAGGTCGTCAGCATCGCCGTGAAGGGTCTCGCCGACCCCGCCCGCGGCTGCAAGATGTGA
- a CDS encoding alpha/beta fold hydrolase has product MSALSEFAAIRWRGKDVRVEYLRIAPERTTAPLLVFLHEGLGSIAMWKDFPQRLCDAGGFRGLVFSRPGYGRSTPRAPDETWDVDFMHRQAHEVLPSFFEAIGLQEKPWLFGHSDGASISLLYAARFPERVAGLVVLAPHIFVEDVTVANIELARQAYLETDLPKKLGRYHDDVDSAFWGWNRIWLHPPFKQWNIESELDAIRCPVLAIQGIDDEYGTLAQIRGIAERVPGTALVELPDCGHSPHRDQPEKAIVATVSFINEDRRSP; this is encoded by the coding sequence GTGAGCGCCTTGTCAGAGTTTGCCGCCATCCGTTGGCGGGGGAAGGATGTGCGTGTCGAGTACCTGCGCATCGCACCGGAGCGCACGACTGCCCCGCTCCTCGTCTTCCTCCACGAAGGCCTGGGCTCGATCGCGATGTGGAAGGACTTCCCCCAGCGCCTGTGCGACGCCGGCGGCTTTCGTGGCCTGGTGTTCTCGCGCCCCGGCTACGGGCGCTCCACGCCGCGCGCACCCGACGAAACGTGGGACGTCGACTTCATGCACCGCCAGGCGCACGAGGTGCTGCCGTCCTTCTTCGAAGCCATCGGCCTGCAGGAAAAACCCTGGCTCTTCGGCCACAGCGACGGCGCTTCGATCTCCTTGCTGTACGCGGCGCGCTTCCCCGAGCGCGTGGCCGGCCTGGTGGTGCTGGCGCCGCACATCTTCGTGGAGGACGTGACCGTCGCCAACATCGAGCTCGCACGCCAGGCCTACCTCGAGACCGACCTGCCGAAGAAGCTCGGCCGCTATCACGACGACGTCGATTCGGCCTTCTGGGGCTGGAACCGCATCTGGCTGCACCCGCCCTTCAAGCAATGGAACATCGAGTCCGAGCTCGATGCCATTCGCTGCCCCGTTCTCGCCATCCAGGGCATCGACGACGAGTACGGCACACTGGCGCAGATCCGCGGCATCGCGGAGCGCGTGCCCGGCACCGCACTGGTGGAACTCCCCGACTGCGGGCATTCCCCGCATCGCGACCAGCCTGAAAAGGCGATAGTTGCGACCGTTTCATTCATCAACGAAGACAGGAGATCTCCATGA